One region of Eriocheir sinensis breed Jianghai 21 chromosome 36, ASM2467909v1, whole genome shotgun sequence genomic DNA includes:
- the LOC127008020 gene encoding LOW QUALITY PROTEIN: proline-rich protein 2-like (The sequence of the model RefSeq protein was modified relative to this genomic sequence to represent the inferred CDS: substituted 1 base at 1 genomic stop codon) has product MLLNCNSYFPFFSCLFSSGACTAFPDRDLDRFVPGRPIENVFPGIQPFGGSVVSSQRPQSQPTPPPGINQRPQIDPTPPPGFNQRPQIDPTPPPGFNQRPQIDPTPPPGHNQRPQTRPFPRPSHQRPQVDPRPPPGFNQRPQIDPTPPPGFNQRPQIDPTPPPGHNQRPQTRPFPRPSHQRPQVDPRPPPGFNQRPQIDPTPPPGHNQRPQTRPFRRPSHQRPQVDPRPPLGLNQRPQTRPFRRPSHQRPQVDPRPPPGFNQRPQTRPFPRPPHQRPXVDPT; this is encoded by the coding sequence ATGCTTTTGAACTGcaactcatattttcctttcttttcttgtctcttttcttcAGGAGCCTGCACGGCCTTCCCTGACAGAGACCTGGATCGCTTCGTGCCCGGCAGACCCATTGAGAACGTGTTTCCTGGAATTCAGCCGTTCGGTGGCAGCGTCGTCTCTTCGCAAAGACCCCAAAGTCAGCCTACCCCACCCCCAGGCATCAACCAAAGACCCCAAATTGACCCCACCCCGCCCCCAGGCTTCAACCAAAGACCCCAAATTGACCCCACCCCGCCCCCAGGCTTCAACCAAAGACCCCAAATTGACCCCACTCCGCCCCCAGGCCACAACCAAAGACCCCAGACCAGGCCTTTCCCTCGTCCATCCCACCAGAGACCCCAGGTTGACCCCCGCCCACCCCCAGGCTTCAACCAAAGACCCCAAATTGACCCCACCCCGCCCCCAGGCTTCAACCAAAGACCCCAAATTGACCCCACTCCGCCCCCAGGCCACAACCAAAGACCCCAGACCAGGCCTTTCCCTCGTCCATCCCACCAGAGACCCCAGGTTGACCCCCGCCCACCTCCAGGCTTCAACCAAAGACCCCAAATTGACCCGACCCCGCCCCCAGGCCACAACCAAAGACCCCAGACCAGGCCTTTCCGTCGTCCATCCCACCAGAGACCACAGGTTGACCCCCGCCCACCCCTAGGCTTGAACCAAAGACCACAGACCAGGCCTTTCCGTCGTCCATCCCACCAGAGACCACAAGTTGACCCCCGCCCACCCCCAGGGTTCAACCAGAGACCCCAGACCAGACCTTTCCCTCGCCCACCCCACCAGAGACCTTAGGTTGACCCCACCTAA